A stretch of the Capsicum annuum cultivar UCD-10X-F1 chromosome 8, UCD10Xv1.1, whole genome shotgun sequence genome encodes the following:
- the LOC107839573 gene encoding DNA polymerase zeta catalytic subunit isoform X4, with product MVRLVLIRQFGYLLQFRMIGCGNTLVRLILQQTQISLTLSDKVSLNLKEMLLLMVAIVNQQLISYMSVSQTCSQEKMVQSLIPIWEEEFARNGLYEVGLPPDPGKPLQDDVLKTLSHGIGYEEILMELSNDVKVSSDMLQSITSSMNDGNIANVEHGGSLNSIREPSKCSKEGLFQDHVVEKREETDACPKQLLVDQMEATVSVVPSQDVKASDQDALRLLNWLASSQAAEDINSDDDLGQETILSPSMPATTIDTVLEKANVAYENESQQECEDILDSVRDCYFEELERKTSQSISNNRSCRSSSSMIIPQLDGSNDDPNPFPFVNDSSETYKKFGRSSQADSWNKATLATNNKHRNKRPGWCSLPIALGQNLNDSHPNPVHTPSSHICDERAGRRTSSHMNFNEQPNFLTRNLNKSANCEEKSSTIVECSTRDLMRVKRSYQAEPSEYGNQVKKVQIGAEGREDSFLYSESNHDKKEKRLRDSLISRTAITDQPRECNERSSYLALQLQAEPGDIKADKSNCPSYCKLPLSSSSLLTNASKDGVLLSSEGPHVEVVSRASAGFQRSASTSQGTKDIFQLPDVENQKSTIYMGSCGCCSRENVDSCMKCLSQYPAGPSHSISTVTGVSGDVSELIGMTFSKKPPKAEFTDEPGRSVQSARGAPSYHVVKNKTRTCVQDRDLDECPPFFEGNDLVGEKICSIKYGTDDYAHCQDSVLGVPVHYQNDGSYLYMLTPVYSPPRSECVRQWLSVDCIDSSKMDVVSGPPMNPSTKVCSDDVAELQDSQSTFGDQPLMDSASASEPNTNQLQAKENCQESTGVHDARMKQQDEEIILKYNPSLGGSQNLSQISGPDRKSRLTPLSQTGFRDPASIGCGQQLTILSIEVQAESRGDLKPDPRFDAVRIVVLFFQEDDDFRSDTHVLLHCNGESVQRDLDGVSECKVLTFSEERQVFFHFIKIIKSFDPDIFMGWDIQGGSLGFLAERAAYLGIGLLNKISRSPSEGNIASRDSEGGKLSDIFSDAVAADPMSHEDAAIIDDEWGRTHASGVHVGGRIVLNIWRLMRGEVKLNLYTLEAVAEAVLRRKIPYIPNKVLTNWFLSGPGRARYRCIEYFLERAKLNLQIMNQLDVVNRTSELARIFGIDFFSVLSRGSQYRVESMFLRLAHAQNYVAISPGNQQVASQPAMECIPLVMEPKSGFYADPVVVLDFQSLYPSMIIAYNLCFCTCLGKVTSTKANILGVSSYSPDKNVVHNLKDEILLTPNGVMYVPPRVRKGVLPRLLEEILDTRIMVKTAMKKLAPGQQVLHRIFNARQLALKLIANVTYGYTAAGFSGRMPCAELADSIVQCGRRTLECAISFVNTNHRWNAKVIYGDTDSMFVLLEGRSVEEAFRIGHEIASEVTAMNPNPVTLKMEKVYDSCFLLTKKRYVGYSYENIVQSKPVFDAKGIETVRRDTCGAVSKIMERSLRVFFEYRDIQKVKSYLVRQWKKIISGRVSLQDFVFAKEVRLGTYSAQTSSLPPAAIVATKAMRVDPRAEPRYAERVPYVVVHGEPGARLADVVVDPLDVLSIDSPYRLNDIYYIKKQIIPALQRVFGLVRADLNQWFSDMPRTEREVAGKRHLVAANAHRTRIDYYYLSKHCIICGELIQASSYVCQNCSRNEAVVAAALTGRTSMLERNIQHLAAICRHCGGGDWFVESGVKCTSLACSVFYERRKVQKELQSLSAVTTDTGFYPRCVVEWF from the exons ATGGTGAGGCTTGTTTTGATACGCCAATTTGGATATCTTCTACAATTCCGGATGATTGGATGTGGAAATACTCTAGTCAGGCTGATACTTCAACAGACCCAGATATCCCTAACATTAAGCGACAAAGTATCTCTGAACTTGAAGGAGATGCTATTGTTGATGGTTG CAATTGTGAATCAGCAGTTGATATCCTACATGTCCGTTTCACAAACCTGTTCCCAAGAGAAAATGGTTCAGTCGCTAATACCGATTTGGGAG GAGGAGTTTGCAAGGAATGGGTTGTATGAAGTGGGCTTGCCTCCTGATCCCGGTAAACCACTTCAAGATGATGTCTTGAAAACACTTTCACATGGGATTGGATATGAAGAGATTCTAATGGAATTAAGCAATGATGTGAAGGTTTCTTCTGATATGCTGCAGTCAATAACCTCATCAATGAATGATGGGAACATTGCCAATGTTGAGCATGGTGGCTCTTTAAATAGTATACGTGAACCATCCAAATGCTCAAAAGAAGGATTATTTCAAGATCATGTTGTGGAGAAAAGGGAGGAAACTGATGCATGTCCCAAGCAATTGTTAGTTGATCAGATGGAAGCAACTGTTTCCGTGGTACCCTCACAGGATGTGAAG GCTTCTGATCAGGACGCCTTAAGACTTCTAAATTGGCTTGCATCTTCTCAAGCTGCAGAAGACATAAACTCCGATGATGACCTTGGTCAGGAAACGATTTTGAGTCCTTCAATGCCAGCAACAACTATTGATACGGTGTTGGAGAAGGCAAATGTAGCCTATGAGAATGAGTCTCAGCAAGAGTGTGAGGACATTCTTGATTCTGTTCGCGATTGTTATTTTGAAGAATTAGAGAGAAAGACTTCCCAGTCCATCAGCAACAATCGTTCATGCAGAAGTTCATCGAGTATGATTATTCCTCAGCTGGATGGCTCCAATGATGATCCAAACCCCTTTCCTTTTGTTAATGATTCATctgaaacatataaaaaattCGGGAGATCTTCCCAAGCAGATTCATGGAATAAGGCTACTTTAGCTACCAACAATAAGCACAGAAACAAAAGACCAGGATGGTGCTCTTTACCCATTGCTTTGGGTCAGAATCTGAATGATTCACATCCAAATCCAGTTCACACACCTAGCAGTCACATCTGTGACGAAAGAGCTGGCAGGCGAACTTCTTCTCACATGAATTTTAACGAACAGCCTAATTTTCTAACAAGAAATTTGAATAAATCTGCTAATTGTGAAGAAAAATCTAGTACCATAGTTGAATGTTCTACACGTGACTTGATGAGGGTAAAAAGATCCTATCAGGCTGAGCCTTCTGAATATGGAAATCAGGTAAAAAAGGTACAAATTGGTGCCGAAGGAAGAGaagattcttttctttattcaGAATCCAATCATGACAAGAAAGAGAAGAGGCTTCGTGATTCCTTGATATCGCGAACAGCTATCACAGATCAACCAAGAGAATGTAATGAGAGGAGCTCATATCTTGCACTTCAGTTGCAGGCTGAGCCTGGTGATATTAAAGCTGACAAATCAAATTGTCCTTCATATTGTAAGTTGCCACTTTCATCCAGCTCTCTGCTGACAAATGCATCAAAAGATGGAGTGCTTCTTTCTTCTGAAGGACCTCATGTTGAGGTTGTCAGCAGAGCATCTGCAGGTTTTCAGAGGAGTGCATCAACATCACAAGGGACTAAAGATATATTCCAGCTTCCTGATGTTGAGAATCAAAAATCTACTATTTACATGGGAAGCTGTGGATGCTGTAGTCGCGAAAATGTTGACAGCTGTATGAAAT GTTTAAGTCAATATCCTGCTGGTCCTAGTCATTCAATATCTACAGTAACTGGTGTATCTGGTGACGTTTCGGAACTTATAGGTATGACCTTCAGCAAGAAACCTCCTAAGGCGGAATTCACAGATGAACCTGGACGCAGTGTTCAATCTGCCCGTGGTGCCCCTAGTTACCATGTGGTGAAAAATAAAACAAGGACATGTGTTCAGGATAGAGATTTAGATGAATGCCCCCCTTTCTTTGAGGGGAATGACCTTGTAGGAGAAAAGATATGCAGTATTAAGTATGGAACAGATGACTACGCTCATTGTCAAGACAGTGTGTTGGGTGTACCTGTTCACTATCAAAATGATGGGTCTTATCTATACATGTTGACTCCTGTGTATTCACCACCACGAAGTGAATGTGTTCGGCAATGGCTGTCAGTTGATTGCATAGATTCTTCTAAAATGGATGTAGTTTCGGGCCCACCAATGAATCCATCAACAAAGGTTTGCTCTGATGATGTAGCAGAATTACAGGATTCTCAATCTACCTTTGGTGATCAGCCTTTGATGGATTCAGCTTCTGCTTCAGAACCAAATACAAATCAACTTCAAGCTAAAGAAAATTGTCAGGAAAGCACTGGTGTCCATGATGCAAGAATGAAACAGCAAGATGAAGAGATTATTTTGAAATACAATCCATCACTGGGTGGATCTCAAAATCTCTCCCAGATATCCGGTCCTGATAGAAAATCAAGGCTAACTCCATTAAGTCAAACTGGTTTTCGAGACCCGGCTAGTATTGGTTGTGGACAGCAGTTAACAATATTGAGCATAGAGGTCCAAGCAGAATCCAGGGGTGATCTGAAACCTGATCCTCGATTTGATGCTGTAAGAATCGTTGTTCTTTTTTTTCAGGAAGATGATGATTTTAGATCTGATACTCATGTACTTTTGCATTGCAATGGTGAATCTGTTCAAAGGGACCTTGATGGAGTATCTGAATGTAAAGTTTTAACTTTCTCTGAAGAGAGGCAAGTATTCTTTCATTTCATAAAGATTATTAAATCTTTTGACCCTGACATATTTATGGGCTGGGATATTCAAGGTGGTTCCCTTGGTTTTCTTGCTGAAAGGGCTGCATACCTTGGCATTGGTTTGCTTAACAAAATATCTCGCTCTCCATCTGAGGGCAACATAGCTTCTAGAGACTCTGAAGGAGGAAAACTAAGTGATATTTTTTCTGATGCTGTTGCTGCTGACCCAATGTCTCATGAAGATGCTGCAATAATCGATGATGAATGGGGCCGAACTCACGCCAGTGGCGTCCATGTAGGGGGTAGAATTGTCCTTAACATTTGGCGACTGATGCGTGGTGAAGTGAAGCTGAACTTGTACACACTTGAAGCCGTGGCTGAAGCTGTGCTGAGAcgaaaaattccatatattcctAACAAGGTATTGACAAATTGGTTTTTAAGTGGTCCTGGACGTGCTAGATACAGATGTATAGAATACTTTTTAGAGAGGGCAAAGCTGAACCTTCAGATCATGAATCAACTCGATGTGGTAAATCGAACATCAGAGCTTGCACGAATTTTTGGCATTGACTTTTTTTCAGTTCTTTCTCGGGGTTCACAGTACCGTGTTGAATCAATGTTTCTGAGGCTTGCTCATGCACAAAATTATGTTGCCATTTCTCCTGGAAACCAACAAGTTGCTTCTCAACCTGCCATGGAATGTATACCCCTTGTCATGGAACCAAAATCTGGATTTTATGCAGACCCTGTTGTCGTTTTGGATTTTCAGTCACTTTATCCATCCATGATAATTGCTTATAACCTCTGCTTCTGTACTTGCCTTGGTAAAGTTACTTCTACGAAAGCCAACATCCTCGGTGTTAGTTCATATTCACCTGATAAAAATGTGGTGCATAATTTAAAGGATGAAATATTGCTCACTCCAAATGGTGTTATGTATGTGCCTCCCAGGGTCCGGAAGGGGGTACTACCTCGCTTGTTGGAAGAAATTTTAGATACTAGGATCATGGTTAAAACAGCAATGAAGAAATTGGCTCCTGGACAGCAAGTTCTTCACCGGATATTCAATGCAAGACAACTTGCTTTGAAGCTAATAGCAAATGTGACCTATGGGTATACAGCTGCTGGATTTAGTGGACGCATGCCCTGTGCTGAGCTTGCTGACAGTATTGTCCAGTGTGGCCGCAGAACATTGGAATGTGCAATTTCATTTGTTAACACAAATCATAGGTGGAATGCTAAAGTTATTTATGGTGATACGGACAG TATGTTTGTACTCCTCGAAGGACGGTCCGTTGAAGAAGCTTTTCGAATTGGTCATGAAATTGCATCAGAAGTAACTGCAATGAACCCAAATCCAGTCACGTTAAAGATGGAAAAGGTTTACGATTCGTGCTTCCTCCTTACTAAGAAACGATATGTTGGTTATAGTTATGAGAACATTGTCCAAAGCAAACCAGTCTTTGATGCTAAAGGTATTGAGACAGTACGCAGAGATACATGTGGGGCTGTGTCCAAGATAATGGAGCGCTCTTTAAGAGTCTTTTTTGAATACAGGGATATTCAGAAG GTGAAATCTTACCTGGTGCGTCAGTGGAAAAAGATTATTTCAGGCAGAGTATCTCTTCAGGATTTTGTGTTTGCAAAAGAGGTACGCTTAGGCACCTATTCTGCACAGACTTCTTCACTTCCACCAGCAGCAATTGTTGCCACTAAAGCAATGAGAGTTGACCCTAGGGCAGAACCTCGGTATGCAGAACGAGTGCCTTATGTTGTGGTTCATGGTGAACCTGGTGCCAGGTTGGCTGATGTAGTGGTAgatcccttggatgtcctttcaaTTGATTCACCTTACAGGCTAAATGACATATATTACATCAAGAAACAGATAATCCCAGCTCTGCAACGAGTATTTGGGCTCGTTCGAGCCGACTTGAATCAGTGGTTTTCAGATATGCCCCGTACAGAGAGGGAGGTTGCCGGTAAACGTCACCTGGTTGCTGCAAATGCTCACAGAACTAGAATTGATTATTACTATCTGTCAAAACATTGTATCATATGCGGTGAGCTGATCCAGGCATCTAGTTACGTCTGTCAAAACTGCTCCAGAAATGAAgctgttgttgctgctgctttaacAGGAAGAACTTCAATGTTGGAAAGAAACATCCAACACCTTGCTGCT ATATGTCGGCACTGTGGAGGAGGAGATTGGTTCGTAGAAAGTGGGGTGAAATGCACATCTCTTGCATGTTCTGTTTTCTACGAAAGGAGGAAAGTCCAGAAAGAACTGCAATCTCTTTCTGCTGTTACTACAGACACAGGTTTTTATCCTAGGTGTGTGGTGGAATGGTTCTAA
- the LOC107839573 gene encoding DNA polymerase zeta catalytic subunit isoform X1, with the protein MEDSQNDLKFFSVRIVSIDYYMSPPLPAFDISYSTFQGGRVNEVPVIRVYGATPAGQKTCLHLHGALPYFYVPCSELSLQSDEKGSECTNALARALEKVLKLKGSAGSKRQHVHGCSLVRARKFYGYHSSEELFLKIYFYHPQDVSRAANLLLGGAVLDKSLQPHESHIPFLLQFLVDYNLYGMGHLHVSKMKFRNPIPDTFSPRKANYIDRRSSDMSTSMTAEFQVDLDGEACFDTPIWISSTIPDDWMWKYSSQADTSTDPDIPNIKRQSISELEGDAIVDAIVNQQLISYMSVSQTCSQEKMVQSLIPIWEEEFARNGLYEVGLPPDPGKPLQDDVLKTLSHGIGYEEILMELSNDVKVSSDMLQSITSSMNDGNIANVEHGGSLNSIREPSKCSKEGLFQDHVVEKREETDACPKQLLVDQMEATVSVVPSQDVKASDQDALRLLNWLASSQAAEDINSDDDLGQETILSPSMPATTIDTVLEKANVAYENESQQECEDILDSVRDCYFEELERKTSQSISNNRSCRSSSSMIIPQLDGSNDDPNPFPFVNDSSETYKKFGRSSQADSWNKATLATNNKHRNKRPGWCSLPIALGQNLNDSHPNPVHTPSSHICDERAGRRTSSHMNFNEQPNFLTRNLNKSANCEEKSSTIVECSTRDLMRVKRSYQAEPSEYGNQVKKVQIGAEGREDSFLYSESNHDKKEKRLRDSLISRTAITDQPRECNERSSYLALQLQAEPGDIKADKSNCPSYCKLPLSSSSLLTNASKDGVLLSSEGPHVEVVSRASAGFQRSASTSQGTKDIFQLPDVENQKSTIYMGSCGCCSRENVDSCMKCLSQYPAGPSHSISTVTGVSGDVSELIGMTFSKKPPKAEFTDEPGRSVQSARGAPSYHVVKNKTRTCVQDRDLDECPPFFEGNDLVGEKICSIKYGTDDYAHCQDSVLGVPVHYQNDGSYLYMLTPVYSPPRSECVRQWLSVDCIDSSKMDVVSGPPMNPSTKVCSDDVAELQDSQSTFGDQPLMDSASASEPNTNQLQAKENCQESTGVHDARMKQQDEEIILKYNPSLGGSQNLSQISGPDRKSRLTPLSQTGFRDPASIGCGQQLTILSIEVQAESRGDLKPDPRFDAVRIVVLFFQEDDDFRSDTHVLLHCNGESVQRDLDGVSECKVLTFSEERQVFFHFIKIIKSFDPDIFMGWDIQGGSLGFLAERAAYLGIGLLNKISRSPSEGNIASRDSEGGKLSDIFSDAVAADPMSHEDAAIIDDEWGRTHASGVHVGGRIVLNIWRLMRGEVKLNLYTLEAVAEAVLRRKIPYIPNKVLTNWFLSGPGRARYRCIEYFLERAKLNLQIMNQLDVVNRTSELARIFGIDFFSVLSRGSQYRVESMFLRLAHAQNYVAISPGNQQVASQPAMECIPLVMEPKSGFYADPVVVLDFQSLYPSMIIAYNLCFCTCLGKVTSTKANILGVSSYSPDKNVVHNLKDEILLTPNGVMYVPPRVRKGVLPRLLEEILDTRIMVKTAMKKLAPGQQVLHRIFNARQLALKLIANVTYGYTAAGFSGRMPCAELADSIVQCGRRTLECAISFVNTNHRWNAKVIYGDTDSMFVLLEGRSVEEAFRIGHEIASEVTAMNPNPVTLKMEKVYDSCFLLTKKRYVGYSYENIVQSKPVFDAKGIETVRRDTCGAVSKIMERSLRVFFEYRDIQKVKSYLVRQWKKIISGRVSLQDFVFAKEVRLGTYSAQTSSLPPAAIVATKAMRVDPRAEPRYAERVPYVVVHGEPGARLADVVVDPLDVLSIDSPYRLNDIYYIKKQIIPALQRVFGLVRADLNQWFSDMPRTEREVAGKRHLVAANAHRTRIDYYYLSKHCIICGELIQASSYVCQNCSRNEAVVAAALTGRTSMLERNIQHLAAICRHCGGGDWFVESGVKCTSLACSVFYERRKVQKELQSLSAVTTDTGFYPRCVVEWF; encoded by the exons CTAAAAGGTAGTGCTGGTTCAAAACGTCAACATGTCCATGGCTGCAGCCTTGTACGCGCAAGGAAGTTTTATGGTTATCATTCTTCAGAGGAACTGTTTTTGAAGATCTATTT CTATCATCCACAGGACGTCTCACGTGCTGCCAATCTTCTACTA GGAGGTGCAGTACTGGATAAGTCATTGCAGCCCCACGAATCACATATACCTTTCCTTCTTCAATTCCTG GTTGACTATAATTTGTATGGGATGGGCCATCTACATGTATCAAAAATGAAGTTCCGCAATCCAATTCCAGATACTTTCTCCCCAAGGAAGGCTAACTACATTGACAGAAGGTCTTCTGATATGTCCACTTCCATGACTGCAGAGTTTCAG GTTGATTTAGATGGTGAGGCTTGTTTTGATACGCCAATTTGGATATCTTCTACAATTCCGGATGATTGGATGTGGAAATACTCTAGTCAGGCTGATACTTCAACAGACCCAGATATCCCTAACATTAAGCGACAAAGTATCTCTGAACTTGAAGGAGATGCTATTGTTGATG CAATTGTGAATCAGCAGTTGATATCCTACATGTCCGTTTCACAAACCTGTTCCCAAGAGAAAATGGTTCAGTCGCTAATACCGATTTGGGAG GAGGAGTTTGCAAGGAATGGGTTGTATGAAGTGGGCTTGCCTCCTGATCCCGGTAAACCACTTCAAGATGATGTCTTGAAAACACTTTCACATGGGATTGGATATGAAGAGATTCTAATGGAATTAAGCAATGATGTGAAGGTTTCTTCTGATATGCTGCAGTCAATAACCTCATCAATGAATGATGGGAACATTGCCAATGTTGAGCATGGTGGCTCTTTAAATAGTATACGTGAACCATCCAAATGCTCAAAAGAAGGATTATTTCAAGATCATGTTGTGGAGAAAAGGGAGGAAACTGATGCATGTCCCAAGCAATTGTTAGTTGATCAGATGGAAGCAACTGTTTCCGTGGTACCCTCACAGGATGTGAAG GCTTCTGATCAGGACGCCTTAAGACTTCTAAATTGGCTTGCATCTTCTCAAGCTGCAGAAGACATAAACTCCGATGATGACCTTGGTCAGGAAACGATTTTGAGTCCTTCAATGCCAGCAACAACTATTGATACGGTGTTGGAGAAGGCAAATGTAGCCTATGAGAATGAGTCTCAGCAAGAGTGTGAGGACATTCTTGATTCTGTTCGCGATTGTTATTTTGAAGAATTAGAGAGAAAGACTTCCCAGTCCATCAGCAACAATCGTTCATGCAGAAGTTCATCGAGTATGATTATTCCTCAGCTGGATGGCTCCAATGATGATCCAAACCCCTTTCCTTTTGTTAATGATTCATctgaaacatataaaaaattCGGGAGATCTTCCCAAGCAGATTCATGGAATAAGGCTACTTTAGCTACCAACAATAAGCACAGAAACAAAAGACCAGGATGGTGCTCTTTACCCATTGCTTTGGGTCAGAATCTGAATGATTCACATCCAAATCCAGTTCACACACCTAGCAGTCACATCTGTGACGAAAGAGCTGGCAGGCGAACTTCTTCTCACATGAATTTTAACGAACAGCCTAATTTTCTAACAAGAAATTTGAATAAATCTGCTAATTGTGAAGAAAAATCTAGTACCATAGTTGAATGTTCTACACGTGACTTGATGAGGGTAAAAAGATCCTATCAGGCTGAGCCTTCTGAATATGGAAATCAGGTAAAAAAGGTACAAATTGGTGCCGAAGGAAGAGaagattcttttctttattcaGAATCCAATCATGACAAGAAAGAGAAGAGGCTTCGTGATTCCTTGATATCGCGAACAGCTATCACAGATCAACCAAGAGAATGTAATGAGAGGAGCTCATATCTTGCACTTCAGTTGCAGGCTGAGCCTGGTGATATTAAAGCTGACAAATCAAATTGTCCTTCATATTGTAAGTTGCCACTTTCATCCAGCTCTCTGCTGACAAATGCATCAAAAGATGGAGTGCTTCTTTCTTCTGAAGGACCTCATGTTGAGGTTGTCAGCAGAGCATCTGCAGGTTTTCAGAGGAGTGCATCAACATCACAAGGGACTAAAGATATATTCCAGCTTCCTGATGTTGAGAATCAAAAATCTACTATTTACATGGGAAGCTGTGGATGCTGTAGTCGCGAAAATGTTGACAGCTGTATGAAAT GTTTAAGTCAATATCCTGCTGGTCCTAGTCATTCAATATCTACAGTAACTGGTGTATCTGGTGACGTTTCGGAACTTATAGGTATGACCTTCAGCAAGAAACCTCCTAAGGCGGAATTCACAGATGAACCTGGACGCAGTGTTCAATCTGCCCGTGGTGCCCCTAGTTACCATGTGGTGAAAAATAAAACAAGGACATGTGTTCAGGATAGAGATTTAGATGAATGCCCCCCTTTCTTTGAGGGGAATGACCTTGTAGGAGAAAAGATATGCAGTATTAAGTATGGAACAGATGACTACGCTCATTGTCAAGACAGTGTGTTGGGTGTACCTGTTCACTATCAAAATGATGGGTCTTATCTATACATGTTGACTCCTGTGTATTCACCACCACGAAGTGAATGTGTTCGGCAATGGCTGTCAGTTGATTGCATAGATTCTTCTAAAATGGATGTAGTTTCGGGCCCACCAATGAATCCATCAACAAAGGTTTGCTCTGATGATGTAGCAGAATTACAGGATTCTCAATCTACCTTTGGTGATCAGCCTTTGATGGATTCAGCTTCTGCTTCAGAACCAAATACAAATCAACTTCAAGCTAAAGAAAATTGTCAGGAAAGCACTGGTGTCCATGATGCAAGAATGAAACAGCAAGATGAAGAGATTATTTTGAAATACAATCCATCACTGGGTGGATCTCAAAATCTCTCCCAGATATCCGGTCCTGATAGAAAATCAAGGCTAACTCCATTAAGTCAAACTGGTTTTCGAGACCCGGCTAGTATTGGTTGTGGACAGCAGTTAACAATATTGAGCATAGAGGTCCAAGCAGAATCCAGGGGTGATCTGAAACCTGATCCTCGATTTGATGCTGTAAGAATCGTTGTTCTTTTTTTTCAGGAAGATGATGATTTTAGATCTGATACTCATGTACTTTTGCATTGCAATGGTGAATCTGTTCAAAGGGACCTTGATGGAGTATCTGAATGTAAAGTTTTAACTTTCTCTGAAGAGAGGCAAGTATTCTTTCATTTCATAAAGATTATTAAATCTTTTGACCCTGACATATTTATGGGCTGGGATATTCAAGGTGGTTCCCTTGGTTTTCTTGCTGAAAGGGCTGCATACCTTGGCATTGGTTTGCTTAACAAAATATCTCGCTCTCCATCTGAGGGCAACATAGCTTCTAGAGACTCTGAAGGAGGAAAACTAAGTGATATTTTTTCTGATGCTGTTGCTGCTGACCCAATGTCTCATGAAGATGCTGCAATAATCGATGATGAATGGGGCCGAACTCACGCCAGTGGCGTCCATGTAGGGGGTAGAATTGTCCTTAACATTTGGCGACTGATGCGTGGTGAAGTGAAGCTGAACTTGTACACACTTGAAGCCGTGGCTGAAGCTGTGCTGAGAcgaaaaattccatatattcctAACAAGGTATTGACAAATTGGTTTTTAAGTGGTCCTGGACGTGCTAGATACAGATGTATAGAATACTTTTTAGAGAGGGCAAAGCTGAACCTTCAGATCATGAATCAACTCGATGTGGTAAATCGAACATCAGAGCTTGCACGAATTTTTGGCATTGACTTTTTTTCAGTTCTTTCTCGGGGTTCACAGTACCGTGTTGAATCAATGTTTCTGAGGCTTGCTCATGCACAAAATTATGTTGCCATTTCTCCTGGAAACCAACAAGTTGCTTCTCAACCTGCCATGGAATGTATACCCCTTGTCATGGAACCAAAATCTGGATTTTATGCAGACCCTGTTGTCGTTTTGGATTTTCAGTCACTTTATCCATCCATGATAATTGCTTATAACCTCTGCTTCTGTACTTGCCTTGGTAAAGTTACTTCTACGAAAGCCAACATCCTCGGTGTTAGTTCATATTCACCTGATAAAAATGTGGTGCATAATTTAAAGGATGAAATATTGCTCACTCCAAATGGTGTTATGTATGTGCCTCCCAGGGTCCGGAAGGGGGTACTACCTCGCTTGTTGGAAGAAATTTTAGATACTAGGATCATGGTTAAAACAGCAATGAAGAAATTGGCTCCTGGACAGCAAGTTCTTCACCGGATATTCAATGCAAGACAACTTGCTTTGAAGCTAATAGCAAATGTGACCTATGGGTATACAGCTGCTGGATTTAGTGGACGCATGCCCTGTGCTGAGCTTGCTGACAGTATTGTCCAGTGTGGCCGCAGAACATTGGAATGTGCAATTTCATTTGTTAACACAAATCATAGGTGGAATGCTAAAGTTATTTATGGTGATACGGACAG TATGTTTGTACTCCTCGAAGGACGGTCCGTTGAAGAAGCTTTTCGAATTGGTCATGAAATTGCATCAGAAGTAACTGCAATGAACCCAAATCCAGTCACGTTAAAGATGGAAAAGGTTTACGATTCGTGCTTCCTCCTTACTAAGAAACGATATGTTGGTTATAGTTATGAGAACATTGTCCAAAGCAAACCAGTCTTTGATGCTAAAGGTATTGAGACAGTACGCAGAGATACATGTGGGGCTGTGTCCAAGATAATGGAGCGCTCTTTAAGAGTCTTTTTTGAATACAGGGATATTCAGAAG GTGAAATCTTACCTGGTGCGTCAGTGGAAAAAGATTATTTCAGGCAGAGTATCTCTTCAGGATTTTGTGTTTGCAAAAGAGGTACGCTTAGGCACCTATTCTGCACAGACTTCTTCACTTCCACCAGCAGCAATTGTTGCCACTAAAGCAATGAGAGTTGACCCTAGGGCAGAACCTCGGTATGCAGAACGAGTGCCTTATGTTGTGGTTCATGGTGAACCTGGTGCCAGGTTGGCTGATGTAGTGGTAgatcccttggatgtcctttcaaTTGATTCACCTTACAGGCTAAATGACATATATTACATCAAGAAACAGATAATCCCAGCTCTGCAACGAGTATTTGGGCTCGTTCGAGCCGACTTGAATCAGTGGTTTTCAGATATGCCCCGTACAGAGAGGGAGGTTGCCGGTAAACGTCACCTGGTTGCTGCAAATGCTCACAGAACTAGAATTGATTATTACTATCTGTCAAAACATTGTATCATATGCGGTGAGCTGATCCAGGCATCTAGTTACGTCTGTCAAAACTGCTCCAGAAATGAAgctgttgttgctgctgctttaacAGGAAGAACTTCAATGTTGGAAAGAAACATCCAACACCTTGCTGCT ATATGTCGGCACTGTGGAGGAGGAGATTGGTTCGTAGAAAGTGGGGTGAAATGCACATCTCTTGCATGTTCTGTTTTCTACGAAAGGAGGAAAGTCCAGAAAGAACTGCAATCTCTTTCTGCTGTTACTACAGACACAGGTTTTTATCCTAGGTGTGTGGTGGAATGGTTCTAA